One window from the genome of Deinococcus arcticus encodes:
- a CDS encoding YbjN domain-containing protein, translating to MTMETALLTLDTLAKYLKDKEVQLDMEENNGQRFIRMGWRFEMGDAAVLVSVNDGPNNTSRLEITCVTQKQYGAERRTEVVNMLNDRNRERAFARSIDADGNVWLEYVGFYPTLAEMPQETFDTLFGGVLMHFQDDYAALEGFVPQMQQPQA from the coding sequence ATGACGATGGAAACGGCGCTGCTGACCCTGGACACCCTGGCGAAGTACCTGAAGGACAAGGAAGTCCAGCTGGACATGGAAGAGAACAACGGCCAGCGCTTCATTCGCATGGGCTGGCGCTTCGAGATGGGCGACGCGGCCGTGCTGGTCAGCGTGAACGACGGCCCGAACAACACCAGCCGTCTGGAAATCACCTGCGTGACCCAGAAGCAGTACGGCGCCGAACGCCGCACGGAAGTTGTGAACATGCTCAACGACCGCAACCGCGAGCGCGCCTTTGCCCGCAGCATTGACGCCGACGGCAATGTGTGGCTGGAGTACGTGGGCTTCTACCCCACCCTGGCCGAGATGCCCCAGGAAACCTTCGACACGCTGTTTGGCGGCGTGCTGATGCACTTCCAGGACGACTACGCGGCGCTGGAAGGCTTTGTGCCCCAGATGCAGCAACCCCAGGCGTAA
- a CDS encoding RlpA-like double-psi beta-barrel domain-containing protein, protein MRAAALLACALLGAAGALPYRVQPGDTWWSLARRSGVSVAALQALNGGGGLLRAGATVQLPGTGLNTAGSAVAQIPARPASAQSTPAPAAVFQRGQAVYYGGRRDSRTVMTAAHLTLPFGTWVRVTHARTGRTVDVLINDRGPFGNSARIIDLSDEAAAALGILSEGVAPVTLTVLRRP, encoded by the coding sequence TTGAGAGCGGCGGCGCTGCTGGCGTGCGCGCTGCTGGGGGCGGCGGGGGCCCTGCCCTACCGGGTGCAGCCGGGCGACACGTGGTGGAGCCTCGCGCGGCGCAGCGGCGTCAGCGTGGCGGCCCTGCAGGCCCTGAACGGGGGCGGCGGGCTCCTGCGGGCCGGGGCCACGGTGCAGCTGCCCGGAACGGGGCTCAACACAGCAGGCAGCGCAGTGGCCCAGATTCCGGCGCGGCCAGCCAGCGCACAGAGCACGCCGGCCCCGGCGGCGGTATTTCAGCGTGGGCAGGCGGTGTACTACGGCGGGCGGCGCGACAGCCGCACGGTCATGACCGCCGCGCACCTGACCCTGCCGTTTGGCACCTGGGTGCGGGTGACCCATGCCCGCACCGGGCGCACAGTGGACGTGCTGATCAATGACCGGGGGCCCTTCGGCAACAGCGCGCGAATTATTGACCTCTCGGACGAGGCAGCCGCCGCGCTGGGGATTCTGAGTGAGGGCGTGGCGCCCGTCACCCTGACGGTGCTGCGCCGGCCCTGA